A portion of the uncultured Draconibacterium sp. genome contains these proteins:
- a CDS encoding ATP-binding protein: protein MDITSRDWRRILTIQNDTLTQVVSQRSLKAILNDLTNSLDSLGAEHAVTILLNTKHGLRPIAGSRIPKEWRVLIDPLPLGKNVGSCGTAGYFKKRIIVSNLMKSPLWKDYRVHQSKHGFMACWSQPIIEVNTNKLLGTFAIYFKNPRKPSPFEVELIKSLAITVGVVIERRQHDKILNRINHKLDKKVKIRTEALIKAKEKAMESDRLKTAFLANISHEIRTPMNGILGFAELLLEAELDGESQKKYINIIRKSSNRMLKIINNVISISKIEAGATELAITSFSINSVMEDIYTFYKYKVEKRGIEFELRDSIPERLSFINSDKEKLTSVLSNLVQNAIKYTSVGSIKMICVRNESYFEFRIEDTGIGIKSERQEAIFDRFVQADILDKDAYQGAGLGLSISKAYVNFLGGDIGVNSKEGQGSIFYFNIPIEYFEKEREELQINELVDGKSKDWKTKLKILIADDDYPSYYYLSLLLKGKCREVLYAQTGSEAVQLCKTIPDIDVILMDIKMPDVNGYEAAESIRRFNSKVRIIGQTAYGYDEDKEKAKNADFDDYISKPIRKESLFSLIRRTMQVY, encoded by the coding sequence ATGGATATAACTAGTCGAGATTGGCGAAGAATTCTAACTATTCAAAACGATACCCTCACTCAAGTTGTATCTCAACGATCGTTGAAAGCTATTCTCAATGATCTTACTAATAGCCTTGATAGTTTGGGAGCGGAACACGCTGTAACAATTTTATTAAACACAAAGCATGGTTTAAGACCTATTGCTGGTAGCAGAATCCCAAAGGAGTGGAGAGTCCTAATTGATCCTTTACCACTGGGAAAGAATGTTGGTTCTTGTGGAACTGCGGGTTATTTTAAAAAAAGGATTATTGTTTCAAACTTAATGAAGAGTCCATTATGGAAAGACTATAGAGTGCATCAGTCGAAGCATGGGTTTATGGCTTGTTGGTCACAACCTATTATAGAGGTTAACACAAATAAATTACTTGGTACTTTTGCCATTTACTTTAAAAATCCTCGAAAACCAAGCCCGTTTGAAGTAGAGCTTATTAAATCCTTGGCTATAACTGTTGGGGTTGTTATCGAGAGAAGACAACATGATAAAATCCTTAACAGGATTAATCATAAACTAGATAAGAAAGTAAAGATTAGAACTGAGGCATTGATTAAGGCCAAGGAAAAGGCTATGGAAAGTGATCGCTTAAAAACAGCATTTTTAGCGAATATTAGTCATGAAATAAGAACCCCAATGAATGGAATTCTCGGATTTGCCGAATTATTGCTAGAGGCAGAATTAGATGGAGAGTCTCAAAAGAAATATATTAACATTATCAGAAAATCAAGTAATCGAATGCTTAAAATCATTAATAATGTTATTAGTATTTCAAAAATTGAAGCTGGAGCTACAGAACTTGCAATAACAAGCTTTAGTATAAATAGTGTGATGGAAGATATCTACACGTTTTATAAATATAAGGTTGAAAAAAGGGGAATTGAATTTGAACTTAGAGATTCTATCCCGGAACGATTAAGCTTTATAAATAGTGATAAAGAGAAATTGACGTCAGTTTTATCAAATCTTGTACAGAATGCAATTAAGTACACAAGTGTCGGCTCTATCAAAATGATTTGCGTAAGAAATGAATCTTATTTCGAATTCCGTATTGAAGATACCGGAATCGGTATTAAAAGTGAAAGACAGGAAGCTATTTTTGACCGGTTTGTTCAAGCTGATATCTTGGATAAAGATGCCTATCAAGGGGCTGGATTGGGACTTTCTATTTCAAAAGCTTATGTTAATTTCCTGGGGGGGGATATTGGGGTCAATAGTAAAGAAGGACAAGGTTCAATCTTCTATTTTAACATTCCGATTGAATACTTTGAGAAGGAAAGAGAGGAGCTGCAAATAAATGAATTAGTCGACGGGAAATCTAAAGATTGGAAGACGAAATTGAAAATCTTGATTGCAGATGATGATTATCCCTCGTATTACTACCTGAGTTTATTACTAAAAGGTAAATGTCGTGAAGTGCTATATGCACAAACTGGGAGTGAAGCAGTGCAGCTTTGTAAAACTATTCCTGATATTGATGTAATATTAATGGATATAAAGATGCCTGATGTTAATGGATATGAGGCTGCGGAGAGCATACGTCGTTTTAATTCAAAGGTTCGAATAATTGGCCAAACGGCTTACGGCTATGATGAGGATAAAGAAAAGGCAAAGAATGCAGATTTCGATGATTATATCTCTAAACCCATTAGAAAAGAATCGTTATTTTCTTTAATTAGAAGGACTATGCAAGTTTATTGA
- a CDS encoding AraC family transcriptional regulator: MDEQIHREITPLKENDCFLIFDRERKGFTFPIHFHPEFEINYIYNAEGAKRVVGDHVENIGRRELIMVGPNLYHGWENDKNSTQELLHEITLQFPRELFADHLINLNLLKPIHKLFNNANRGIKFSQETIKTLEPKIYSLSQKKGFEGYLIFQSLLYELAISTDQQLLTNISFQSKNDFHNSERIEKVYKYVKKNFGEKLMLEDAANMVNMSIISFSRLIKQRTGKSFVDFVNEIRLGYATRWLIESNKSISEICFECGFNNISNFNRTFKKKQGCTPSEFRSNFTGTKSVL, encoded by the coding sequence ATGGATGAACAAATTCACAGGGAAATAACTCCGTTAAAAGAGAATGATTGCTTCTTGATTTTTGACCGTGAGCGTAAAGGATTTACCTTTCCAATACATTTTCATCCTGAATTTGAAATAAATTATATTTACAATGCAGAGGGTGCCAAACGCGTTGTTGGTGACCATGTTGAAAATATTGGAAGAAGAGAATTAATTATGGTAGGACCGAACCTTTATCACGGTTGGGAAAATGATAAAAATTCGACTCAAGAACTTTTGCATGAGATTACACTTCAGTTTCCGAGAGAGCTTTTTGCCGATCATTTAATCAACCTAAATTTGTTAAAACCAATACATAAACTTTTTAACAACGCCAATCGTGGAATAAAATTTTCACAAGAAACCATTAAAACGCTTGAACCTAAAATATACAGCCTCAGTCAGAAGAAAGGATTTGAAGGTTACCTCATATTCCAATCACTTTTATACGAATTGGCAATTTCTACAGATCAACAATTACTTACAAACATATCATTCCAAAGCAAAAATGATTTTCATAACAGCGAACGCATTGAAAAAGTATATAAGTATGTAAAGAAAAACTTTGGAGAAAAATTAATGCTCGAAGATGCTGCTAACATGGTAAATATGTCGATTATCTCATTTAGCAGATTAATAAAACAAAGAACCGGCAAATCATTCGTTGATTTCGTTAACGAAATTCGACTGGGCTATGCTACTCGTTGGTTAATAGAGTCTAATAAAAGTATTTCAGAAATTTGTTTCGAATGCGGATTCAACAATATTTCCAATTTTAATCGAACATTCAAAAAGAAACAAGGATGTACTCCAAGTGAGTTTCGAAGTAATTTTACGGGAACTAAGAGTGTACTATAA
- a CDS encoding TonB-dependent receptor, with product MKKNLSFFLTLLFLSISWISFGQQKTITGRVVDSANEPLPGVTVVLKGTSQGTVTNFDGNFTLPNVAEDAIVVFSFVGMKSQELPVAGTTTFNITLENDAIGIEEVVAVGYGSMRKSDLTGAVARVGGEDLQKVATADVVSTLQGKVAGVDVVSNSGEPGAGVKIRIRGVGSWRNSNPIYVVDGFPTDDISNVDPSNIESIEVLKDASATAIYGSRGANGVVLVTTKSGSKDNSKIEVNAYAGVQYTNERIPLTNATEFSMLRKEAFANAGRVLPVDELEILDYVIANNYKGTDWQDEMLGVAPIQNYSIKALGGTDKISYNVGATLFMQEGIVDNSGMDKLFVWANNDYELSEKVTLSTNISYSTYKKNNHNDGAYSGALPVAIRLDPITAAWDDYTNNYGARFLSGVSVNNPAIAVDEAEYQTRGEHKLVGNFTLNIDDLFTKGLSFKTMYAADLKFANTKNYYPQFYVAPDQKRDESQLYQQKATGVSWAWNGFFNYVKTIDEHHINAMVGAEAQEFIWDDIWAQGFDVPADEDLMFLGLARNQEQKDLGGGKSRHTLASYFARANYSFGNKYLFTATMRADGSSKFKGSNKWGYFPSFSAGWNVKEEGFMDDADWLDRLKLRAGWGQVGNEGSIGNYDYVTTMVTGYTYVVGGGIVDGAVAKKTANPDIKWETSEQLNVGADFSFLSQRLDLSVDYFNRKTRDLLLDKPIPFYVGAQRPSVNAGTMENNGFDVSLNWHEDKNSGFSYSVGVNISKVSNKVTDLAGGEPFAGGSVPKLGSVTRTEAGEELAYFYGLQTDGIINDQTELDAYLNDVTSSVAELGDVKFIDQNGDGKIDDLDKIKLGSAFPDFTAGMNLDMSYKGFDFKAFIYASVGNEIVNGHAYWIQTSGILSNYSTDRLDRWTADNPSANEPRMVSNDPNQNWRFSDRYVEDGTYVRLRNVQLGYTLPKDFVEKMKLSNMRIYVSADNLLTFTDYSGWNPEIASYGGALGGGVDYATYPVPVIINGGVNLTF from the coding sequence ATGAAGAAAAATCTTAGCTTTTTTCTAACGTTGCTGTTCTTATCCATTAGCTGGATAAGTTTTGGGCAGCAAAAAACAATTACAGGACGGGTAGTTGACTCAGCGAATGAGCCATTGCCAGGCGTAACTGTTGTTTTAAAAGGTACCTCTCAAGGTACAGTTACTAATTTCGATGGGAATTTTACCCTTCCCAATGTTGCAGAAGATGCTATTGTTGTTTTTTCGTTCGTAGGAATGAAATCGCAGGAGTTACCGGTTGCAGGAACCACAACTTTCAACATTACATTGGAAAATGATGCCATTGGAATTGAAGAAGTGGTTGCAGTGGGTTATGGTTCAATGCGGAAAAGTGACTTAACGGGGGCTGTTGCCCGTGTTGGTGGAGAAGATTTGCAAAAAGTGGCTACTGCTGATGTTGTTTCAACACTTCAAGGTAAAGTAGCTGGTGTTGATGTTGTTTCTAATTCCGGTGAACCAGGTGCAGGTGTAAAAATCCGTATTCGAGGTGTTGGGTCATGGCGTAATAGTAATCCTATTTACGTTGTAGATGGTTTTCCAACTGATGATATCAGTAATGTTGACCCATCAAACATTGAAAGCATTGAGGTATTAAAAGATGCTTCGGCAACGGCAATTTATGGCTCGCGTGGTGCTAATGGTGTCGTTTTAGTTACTACAAAATCGGGCTCAAAGGATAATAGTAAAATTGAAGTGAATGCTTATGCAGGTGTACAGTATACCAACGAAAGAATTCCTTTAACAAATGCCACAGAGTTTTCGATGCTACGTAAGGAAGCATTTGCTAACGCAGGGCGTGTACTTCCTGTCGATGAGCTTGAAATTCTTGATTATGTAATTGCAAATAATTATAAAGGTACCGATTGGCAAGACGAAATGCTGGGAGTAGCACCTATTCAGAATTATAGTATTAAAGCTTTGGGTGGAACCGACAAAATCTCATATAACGTTGGTGCAACTTTGTTTATGCAAGAGGGGATTGTTGATAATAGTGGAATGGACAAGCTTTTTGTGTGGGCTAACAACGACTATGAACTTTCAGAAAAAGTTACTTTGAGTACAAATATCTCGTATTCAACTTATAAAAAGAATAACCATAATGATGGTGCCTATTCAGGAGCTTTACCGGTTGCAATTCGCCTGGATCCAATTACCGCAGCATGGGATGATTATACCAATAACTATGGAGCACGCTTTTTAAGTGGTGTTTCTGTTAATAATCCTGCAATTGCTGTTGATGAGGCAGAGTATCAAACAAGGGGTGAGCATAAATTGGTTGGAAATTTTACCTTGAATATTGATGACTTATTTACAAAAGGTTTGTCGTTTAAAACTATGTATGCAGCTGATTTGAAGTTTGCAAATACAAAAAATTACTATCCACAGTTTTATGTTGCACCTGACCAAAAAAGAGATGAGAGTCAACTTTATCAGCAAAAAGCAACTGGTGTAAGTTGGGCTTGGAATGGTTTCTTTAACTATGTAAAAACTATTGACGAGCATCATATTAATGCAATGGTTGGAGCAGAGGCCCAGGAATTTATTTGGGATGATATTTGGGCTCAAGGATTTGATGTGCCAGCCGATGAAGACTTGATGTTTTTAGGATTGGCTCGTAACCAGGAACAAAAGGACCTTGGTGGTGGAAAATCACGTCATACTTTGGCTTCGTACTTTGCAAGAGCAAATTACAGTTTTGGAAATAAGTATTTGTTTACAGCTACCATGCGTGCTGATGGTTCTTCAAAATTCAAAGGAAGCAATAAATGGGGGTATTTTCCTTCATTTTCTGCAGGTTGGAATGTAAAGGAAGAAGGTTTTATGGACGATGCTGACTGGCTAGACCGCTTAAAACTACGAGCAGGTTGGGGACAGGTTGGTAATGAAGGCTCTATTGGAAACTATGATTATGTAACTACAATGGTAACGGGTTATACTTACGTTGTAGGTGGTGGTATAGTTGATGGGGCTGTTGCTAAAAAGACAGCAAACCCTGATATTAAATGGGAAACATCGGAGCAGTTAAACGTTGGTGCCGATTTTAGTTTCTTAAGCCAGCGTTTAGATTTATCGGTTGATTACTTTAACCGTAAAACACGCGACCTTTTATTAGATAAACCAATTCCTTTCTATGTTGGAGCACAGCGCCCAAGCGTAAATGCCGGAACTATGGAAAACAATGGTTTTGACGTTTCATTGAACTGGCATGAGGATAAAAATTCTGGGTTCTCATACTCGGTAGGAGTAAATATAAGTAAAGTCTCGAACAAAGTAACCGACCTTGCAGGTGGCGAACCATTTGCAGGAGGAAGTGTACCCAAATTAGGTAGTGTAACTAGAACAGAAGCAGGTGAAGAACTGGCTTATTTTTATGGTTTACAAACCGATGGTATAATTAACGACCAGACAGAATTGGATGCTTACTTAAATGATGTTACCAGTTCGGTTGCAGAATTGGGTGATGTAAAGTTTATTGACCAAAACGGAGATGGCAAGATTGATGATTTGGATAAAATAAAGCTAGGAAGTGCATTTCCTGATTTTACTGCTGGTATGAATTTGGATATGAGCTACAAAGGATTTGACTTTAAGGCTTTTATTTATGCCTCAGTAGGTAACGAAATTGTAAATGGTCATGCCTACTGGATTCAAACCTCCGGTATTCTTTCTAATTACTCAACCGACCGTTTAGACCGTTGGACAGCTGACAACCCATCGGCTAACGAACCGCGTATGGTTAGCAACGACCCAAATCAAAACTGGCGTTTTTCTGACCGTTATGTTGAAGATGGAACTTACGTACGTTTGCGTAATGTTCAGTTAGGATACACGCTTCCTAAAGATTTTGTGGAGAAAATGAAATTGTCGAACATGAGGATTTATGTTTCGGCTGATAACCTGTTAACTTTTACTGACTACTCAGGATGGAATCCTGAAATTGCAAGTTATGGCGGAGCCCTTGGTGGTGGTGTGGATTACGCTACTTACCCGGTCCCGGTTATAATCAATGGTGGTGTTAACTTAACATTCTAA
- a CDS encoding RagB/SusD family nutrient uptake outer membrane protein, giving the protein MKKLIYIFFAFGLILASCDDFLEVDPIAQETEESFFNTPENAIYAVNACYDIIGMTEGPGPDFQWLAHNYEFFFGDFLSDDAEKGSKEADFQELQEMVEWRVTPGSGVLEGLWIKCYDGIYRCNSVLKQLANSKLDEALKTRLEGEALFVRGYFYAYLVKVYGGAPVFTEPLTPDQFGTIERASYHETFEQAIADFKMAVDRLPEKSGYDASDLGRATKGAARAYLARTLMYQIGMDAESSTSWDDVYAQTSAIINSGEYQLASNFATIFEMDGENNSGSIFELQFVEGTTPNAPEKTGTNFHQFQGNRTDWGWGFNNPSVNLFETFEDNDPRLGCTVYGESFNGGVVHGVKRDYDLTAQMTPYMNRKAALEPAYRPAIGKSSAGNVRKLRYAEVLLTHAEAAFHTSKEGEAKQMLNMIRERARNSTYAKGWVEGTVDYTPTGFSGNLPEITSSGQELLEAIWKERRVELAMEAQRFWDLVRTGRYLEALDLKKETFKTSDGETLRYENVDLRGNCLARSIDGPNGHKVPLMPIPLREVEDWGLTQNVGY; this is encoded by the coding sequence ATGAAAAAGTTAATTTATATATTTTTCGCATTCGGATTGATACTTGCAAGTTGTGATGACTTTCTGGAAGTAGACCCGATTGCACAAGAAACAGAGGAGAGTTTCTTTAATACTCCGGAGAATGCTATTTATGCAGTAAATGCTTGTTATGATATTATAGGAATGACAGAAGGCCCTGGTCCTGATTTTCAATGGTTGGCACATAATTATGAATTTTTCTTTGGTGATTTTTTGAGTGATGACGCCGAGAAAGGGAGTAAGGAGGCTGATTTTCAAGAGTTACAAGAAATGGTTGAATGGCGGGTCACTCCAGGTAGTGGAGTGCTTGAAGGCTTGTGGATTAAGTGTTATGATGGTATTTATCGTTGTAACTCTGTATTGAAACAACTGGCAAACAGCAAATTGGACGAAGCTTTAAAAACACGTTTAGAAGGGGAAGCTCTTTTTGTTCGTGGATACTTTTATGCATACCTGGTTAAAGTTTATGGTGGAGCACCGGTTTTTACCGAACCATTAACACCAGACCAATTCGGTACTATAGAAAGAGCTAGCTATCATGAAACCTTTGAGCAGGCGATTGCTGACTTTAAGATGGCTGTTGATAGGTTACCTGAAAAAAGTGGTTACGATGCATCTGATTTGGGACGCGCCACAAAAGGAGCTGCCCGAGCTTATTTAGCACGAACATTAATGTATCAAATTGGAATGGATGCTGAGTCGAGCACAAGCTGGGATGATGTGTATGCACAAACTTCAGCTATTATAAACAGCGGTGAATACCAGTTGGCATCAAACTTTGCAACTATCTTCGAAATGGATGGAGAAAATAATAGCGGATCTATTTTCGAATTACAGTTTGTTGAGGGAACAACTCCGAACGCACCTGAAAAGACGGGTACTAACTTTCACCAGTTTCAGGGTAACCGTACCGATTGGGGATGGGGCTTTAATAATCCATCGGTAAATCTTTTTGAGACTTTTGAAGATAACGACCCTCGCTTAGGATGTACCGTATATGGAGAATCGTTTAACGGAGGTGTTGTACACGGAGTTAAACGCGATTATGATTTAACCGCACAAATGACTCCTTATATGAACCGTAAAGCAGCATTGGAACCAGCCTATCGTCCTGCAATTGGAAAAAGTAGTGCTGGTAATGTTCGCAAGTTACGATATGCAGAGGTGTTACTTACACATGCCGAAGCGGCCTTTCACACTTCCAAAGAAGGCGAAGCTAAACAAATGCTAAATATGATTCGCGAGCGTGCCAGAAACAGTACCTACGCTAAAGGATGGGTTGAAGGAACAGTAGATTATACTCCTACCGGTTTTAGCGGAAACCTTCCTGAGATTACTTCTTCAGGGCAAGAATTATTGGAAGCAATTTGGAAGGAGCGTCGTGTAGAGTTAGCGATGGAAGCACAACGTTTCTGGGACTTGGTAAGAACGGGTAGATATCTGGAAGCTCTTGACCTTAAAAAGGAAACGTTTAAAACTTCTGATGGTGAAACATTACGTTACGAGAATGTCGATTTACGTGGAAATTGTTTGGCGCGCAGTATTGATGGGCCTAATGGACATAAAGTGCCACTAATGCCAATACCCTTACGTGAAGTTGAAGATTGGGGGCTTACTCAAAATGTTGGATACTAA
- a CDS encoding glycosyl hydrolase produces MKRWIGLGLLVFVSFFAHSQTWVIDDFNSNTLDSAWNVTGNTFAIALEDSLLKVDYNRASGGAWDQFQWKANQNITIASYKIQFKLKSDVAFKLNIKPVYTNSTNDWLEEEISSSSSFNNLEFQVQKDNSVTIETIYFYFDGGSSTDKSGIAFLDDIIISGTIVIEKLDELITSAETFISNVESSDYPSSNITAFQTAIDAAKSVSTSPENQIQVENATEDLYLEFSKIESSYIVPNELEEIKLAASTATKQTLILYHNLKELSGEQFLFGHQDATGYGIGWNNDNDRSDVKSVCGSYPALAGWGLSWIAQGNTDESATYRAEKFYNMGAVNAFEWHMDNPYGGDFYWENRQTDDLPVPALIPGGEKHEFYKTQLQNIAKFFRDLRGQNGESVPVIFRPFHEHTGDWFWWGDAHCTVEDYKELWQFTVEYMRDSLHLHNVIYAYSPDRFSYAAEYLEKYPGDDYVDILGFDDYWNLRNSSGKNSFINELEIVGELAEEKGKICALTETGLETITNNTWFTDILLDPILTNEKTKRIAFAMVWRNANTSHFYAPYPGHASSADFINFYNNPTTLFVNDKLPKLYELDFGTSNSVIELDTHEINIYPNPAQSKIYIDVEPGSVITLYNLSGQAVKQINLTGNFIDISDVNPGLHIIRVAKKNQSTSIKKVLVQ; encoded by the coding sequence ATGAAACGCTGGATTGGATTAGGTTTATTGGTTTTTGTGAGTTTTTTTGCTCATTCTCAAACCTGGGTAATTGATGATTTTAATAGTAACACACTGGATTCGGCGTGGAATGTTACAGGCAATACCTTTGCTATCGCCCTTGAGGATAGTTTGCTTAAAGTTGATTATAACCGTGCTTCCGGTGGTGCTTGGGATCAATTTCAATGGAAAGCCAACCAGAATATTACCATTGCTTCTTATAAAATCCAGTTTAAGTTAAAATCAGATGTAGCTTTCAAATTAAACATAAAGCCTGTTTATACAAATAGTACTAATGATTGGTTAGAAGAAGAAATCTCCTCGTCATCAAGTTTTAACAATCTCGAATTTCAGGTTCAGAAAGACAATTCTGTAACTATTGAAACCATCTATTTTTATTTTGATGGTGGCTCGTCGACAGACAAATCTGGAATAGCTTTTTTAGATGATATTATCATTAGTGGAACAATTGTAATAGAAAAGTTGGATGAGCTTATTACAAGTGCTGAGACTTTTATTTCAAATGTTGAATCATCTGATTACCCATCTTCAAATATAACTGCATTTCAAACTGCTATTGATGCTGCAAAATCTGTATCGACATCACCCGAAAATCAAATACAGGTTGAAAATGCTACAGAAGATTTATATTTAGAATTTTCAAAAATAGAATCCTCTTACATCGTACCCAACGAATTAGAAGAAATTAAACTGGCAGCTTCAACTGCCACAAAACAAACCCTAATTTTGTATCACAACTTAAAAGAACTTTCGGGCGAACAGTTCTTGTTCGGACATCAGGATGCCACGGGTTATGGCATCGGTTGGAATAATGATAACGACCGATCGGATGTGAAAAGCGTATGTGGTTCGTATCCGGCGTTGGCTGGTTGGGGACTAAGTTGGATTGCACAAGGTAATACCGATGAAAGCGCAACTTACAGAGCTGAAAAATTTTATAACATGGGTGCCGTAAATGCTTTTGAATGGCATATGGATAATCCTTACGGTGGTGATTTCTACTGGGAGAACCGCCAAACCGATGATTTGCCAGTCCCTGCATTAATCCCGGGAGGTGAGAAACATGAATTTTATAAAACACAACTTCAAAATATTGCAAAATTCTTTAGAGACTTGCGCGGACAAAACGGAGAATCGGTTCCTGTAATTTTTCGCCCTTTTCATGAGCACACCGGCGACTGGTTTTGGTGGGGTGATGCACATTGTACAGTAGAAGATTATAAGGAGCTTTGGCAATTTACGGTGGAGTATATGCGCGATAGTTTGCATTTACACAATGTTATTTATGCTTATTCTCCCGACCGATTTAGTTACGCAGCTGAGTATCTTGAAAAGTATCCGGGAGATGATTACGTAGATATCTTAGGTTTTGATGATTATTGGAACCTAAGAAATTCATCGGGAAAAAATAGTTTTATTAATGAATTGGAGATTGTAGGAGAATTGGCAGAAGAGAAGGGAAAGATTTGCGCACTTACAGAAACCGGTTTGGAAACAATAACCAACAATACCTGGTTTACCGATATTTTACTTGACCCGATTTTGACCAACGAGAAAACAAAACGTATTGCTTTTGCCATGGTGTGGCGAAATGCCAATACCTCGCATTTTTATGCTCCTTATCCGGGGCATGCGAGTTCCGCCGATTTTATCAATTTCTATAATAATCCGACAACACTTTTTGTAAACGATAAACTTCCGAAGCTTTATGAACTGGATTTCGGGACTTCAAATTCGGTAATAGAATTGGATACACATGAAATTAATATTTACCCCAATCCTGCACAAAGTAAAATATATATTGATGTTGAGCCCGGCTCTGTTATCACATTATACAACCTGTCAGGACAAGCTGTTAAACAGATAAATTTGACGGGTAATTTTATTGATATCTCAGATGTTAATCCCGGGCTACACATAATTAGAGTGGCTAAAAAGAATCAGTCAACTTCTATAAAAAAGGTATTAGTTCAGTAA
- a CDS encoding glycosidase, with translation MNKLFKTRMEKVKTGYNTLIEKKNEELFSSNGIYNRYKNPIVTREHIPLHWRFDLNAKTNPSFMERIGFNATMNSGAIKISDKYLIVVRVEGNDRKSFFAIAESPNGIDNFKFWDKPITIPQNDRLDTNVYDMRLTQHDDGWIYGVFCAERKDPSAPEGDTSTAMAEAGIARTKDLINWERLPDLVSTTGQQRNVVLFPHLIDGKYAFYTRPQDGFIDTGKGGGIGFGLSETIENPEVKEEVIVDAKTYHTIYEVKNGLGPAPIRTKHGWLQLAHGVRNTAAGLRYTLYMFMTDLEKPWIVTHKPHGHFIAPLAEERVGDVSNVVFSNGWIEDEDGTVFIYYASSDTRMHVATSTVDKLVDYCMNSPQDKLYSHLSVKTINKLVDANKDFMHLLS, from the coding sequence ATGAACAAGCTATTTAAAACCAGAATGGAAAAAGTAAAAACGGGGTACAATACTTTGATCGAAAAGAAAAACGAAGAACTTTTTTCTTCAAACGGAATTTACAACCGATATAAAAATCCAATTGTGACACGCGAGCACATTCCATTGCACTGGCGTTTCGATTTAAATGCCAAAACCAATCCGAGTTTTATGGAGCGCATTGGATTTAACGCGACCATGAATTCTGGAGCCATTAAAATAAGTGATAAATACCTAATTGTTGTTCGTGTTGAAGGTAACGACCGTAAGTCGTTTTTTGCCATTGCTGAAAGTCCCAATGGTATTGATAATTTCAAGTTCTGGGACAAGCCAATAACAATTCCACAAAACGACAGGTTGGATACCAATGTATACGATATGCGCCTGACCCAGCATGACGATGGATGGATTTACGGTGTATTTTGTGCAGAGCGAAAAGACCCAAGTGCTCCAGAGGGTGACACATCAACTGCAATGGCAGAAGCCGGCATTGCCCGTACAAAAGATTTAATAAACTGGGAACGTTTACCCGATTTAGTTTCTACTACTGGTCAGCAACGAAATGTGGTACTTTTTCCGCATTTAATAGATGGCAAATATGCATTTTATACTCGTCCGCAAGATGGTTTTATTGATACAGGAAAAGGTGGAGGTATCGGTTTCGGATTATCGGAAACCATCGAAAACCCGGAAGTAAAAGAGGAGGTAATTGTTGATGCAAAAACCTACCATACCATTTACGAAGTAAAAAATGGTTTAGGACCTGCCCCAATCCGTACCAAACACGGCTGGTTGCAGCTGGCTCATGGTGTAAGAAATACTGCAGCAGGTTTGCGCTATACTTTGTACATGTTTATGACCGACCTTGAAAAACCATGGATTGTAACACACAAACCTCATGGACATTTTATTGCGCCACTGGCAGAAGAAAGAGTTGGTGATGTTTCAAACGTGGTTTTCTCCAATGGTTGGATTGAAGATGAAGACGGTACTGTTTTTATCTACTATGCTTCATCTGATACGCGAATGCATGTAGCAACATCAACTGTAGATAAGTTGGTGGATTATTGTATGAATTCGCCACAAGATAAATTGTATTCGCACCTGTCGGTTAAAACCATTAATAAACTGGTTGATGCCAACAAAGACTTCATGCATTTACTAAGCTAA